ACTGTTTGTCCCCTGCAGAGGTAACCGGTGATGTAGTTGTCTGTGATCCAGTGACGCAGCCACAGGAAGAGGGGGAAATGGCAAATTGGTGGGTTAAAATTAACAGCTTTGTCTTCTTATTGGGTCAGAACAGAAACTGGTAACTTTAGTCTTGCATTATTATTAATCTATGTGCTATGTGAAGATCCTCAATGTTGGCAAACTGGGATGGGAATCTGATGCCCTCAGGAGCAAAAGTGTTAAATGTGTTCTGAATGTGCCCCTTTCAGCATCTACAGTCCTCTAAAAtgtggttgctgctgctcgTCTGTGGGGAAGGTGATTCACTCCGCTCCACCCTGTCTGAGCACGCTacgctctctcttcctcctcaaaaaagcaaacattagTTGGTAAGTTCCGCTGCGTCTCCCAACGTATTCAGCAAGAACACTGACTTAATGGCCTCTGCAGCCGCCTGGAGAGGCCGACATAAACAGTAGCTGTGTTATTGTTGTCTAATGGTGCAGCTACAGccattttctcctgtttttttttatttttacagtagATCTTACATAATTTAGTTTTGTGGATATTTACATTCGTGTTTCATTTGGTGATTCAGATcatttttcctggttttgcagtTACGTCCTCAAGAGCAGCTCAATGGTGATGGCGTCTGCGTTGCAGTTTAGTCTGAAGGCTGTGACAAAGGACATGGAAGAGGTGAGACAGCCAAATCTAATTCACACCTTCAAGGGCCATAATTATTTGTATGACTCCAGTGTTTCATTGTGCGATTAATAATAATCTCTTGAAGTGTCACTGAATATGTTATTTTTCATCGTCTGGCTAATGAAACATCCATGACAACCCACTCTGCTGTCATGCAGCTGTCCCTGTTTGGCATTTTTAAAGTCACAGAAAATCTTTATTCCTTCTGGTTGCTGTTTCCTTCTCTTGTTTGGCTGAGAAgtctgtttcttttccttttgctgCAGGTGAAACAGGAGTTTAGGGAATTCTTGGATCAGTTGGCGTTCAGTGAGAGCAGACTTGTCAGCAGGATCAAAACCcgcaaaaacaaaaagtgacGTATGCACCAACGGGCTCCATGGTCAGGGACCAGGTCTTCCCCAGTTAGTCATTTCTGTGAGTTTGTTCCATATTTAGGAATcatgtttcatttcattcctACATCTGTGAACCTGCGTCAGTTGCTACAGACGCCTCATGAACAGGGCGGCGCACGCTCGAATGAACTCTGTCTCAACGAGAAGCTCACATCTCAGAGCCTCAACTCCATTTTTAACTCTTGAGGTTTAACTGATTTTTCTGTTAACTCTCAGAAACGCTCACAAGAGCCTTCAGTTGTCAGGGCTAAACAGTGCTCAATAGCACGACTGTTGGCACTGACACAGGCGGCAGCCTGGGATTCACTTAGATTTGCTGTTTCAAATCATTTCCTTGAAAGAGACCTCAAAATTATACTTGCCACACAACTGTATTTAACTTTCCTTAATAAAGCTACATTTAATACAGTTTAAGTATATGTGGGTGCTccttttttaacaataaaagggaaaaaaatagcaAATAATGTAACTTTGCATCATTTTTAGACCACAAAATATTCCGAAATCCTGGAATCATAATAATTTGGTACAGTAGACTCCTGTCCACTTACCTTAACGCTGTAAATGCCACACTTTAATATACTACTATACTTTAATATTCTATATTCCTTTTTGCAGAAGATGGATTCCATttaattttattatattttactTGACCgcaacaggattttttttttggagtaaAAGATTCATCTGTCTCGTAAAACTCTTCTCTATTACAGCCAATGTTGCAAGAGCTTTCTTCCTCTGAGAGAATTAAAGCATATGCAGTTGTATTTGGTAGGTTTTCAGTCCTGATTCTGGAGTTTATGCTAAGCTAGAGGAATTATTTCCAGGCTTGTGCACAGATGTCTCAGCAAACTCGGAATCAAGGCACATTTACACGTTTCCCTAAATAATTAAAAGCTGAAAGCATCTTGGTTCAAACATTCAAAGGTACTATTCAcaacccctcatccatccagatccagatcacaaacacacagctgtttAATTGGCACCATGCTGCATTTTTATTGCTGAATTTCTGAtacagattctttttttttcagttaaTACAAAACCAGACAAGAGGCTTACACATAATAAGCATGCCAGTTTCCTCCCTCTGGAGTGCATAGTTTCTACACAGTCCATCACCTCAATGGAAAAGTTGATCAACAATGTCATTAATCAGCTTACTTAAGATTTAGTTTCTTCTCATGAGAACAAAGATTGAGTTGTGTGTGAGCTGCACTGTGTTAGCACGGTCA
Above is a genomic segment from Takifugu rubripes chromosome 2, fTakRub1.2, whole genome shotgun sequence containing:
- the oip5 gene encoding protein Mis18-beta — encoded protein: MNMEFNRSILIKSASNMKAREVTQRLLTLHCQHCHTVLGDSVDICGETKYLDSIICLKVTGDVVVCDPVTQPQEEGEMANCIYSPLKCGCCCSSVGKVIHSAPPCLSTLRSLFLLKKANISCYVLKSSSMVMASALQFSLKAVTKDMEEVKQEFREFLDQLAFSESRLVSRIKTRKNKK